The Rhizophagus irregularis chromosome 31, complete sequence genome includes the window TATGCGTTATTCCTTCAGGAACTGGTTTAACTATGAAGTCGGTACTAGATATTACTGGTTCGCATGCCATGAAGGGAGCAACTTGGAATAATGAAGATTTGATTGTTATAAAGAATGAGTTCGGTTTAACTAAAATGCTCAGAAATTTCCTATCAAAATTTGGGTTTCCATTTGATGATCACCAAGATATTATGCGGTGGTTTGTAGGACGAGTTAGGTTTGCAACAACCTTTGTTGAAGAATGGTTAAATAACAATTATGGTATAGATGAATTGTTTGCGAAGTTCAAAGGATATTACACAGACCCGGACAGTAATAAAAGCATTATGGTTAAAATTGTCAATCGGACAAACAATGATACTATACGACAAGGAATAAGGAATAATTTAAAGGAAGGTGAAAGTGAAGTagatattttatcattattggaACGAGCAGTGATAAAGAATTGGTTCGATGGCCTTAATTCAATTATCGTTGAAAAAGAATCTGCCTtggaattatttgaatatggAGTCGCTCTATTGCATAGAGAAAAAGATAGTAAATTGCAGATTATTATCAGTGAACCCCTTGTAATAGAGTCTGCATTGcgatatttcttaaaatataccGACTTTTCTTTGCATATTTTGAGACGGATGTCTGATATAGATTTCTCTCCATCTAGTATGGGGATATTGTGGGAGCTTCTTATTCCTAATGCAATTATTAAGCTTTTCCAAGATGAAGGTGTTCgtgatatatttaaaaaccCGCTTCCATACAATGATTGGAAGATTTATGAACCACCTAATGGCTCACTCTCTGTTCTAGCAACGCGTAGTACTTCTGATTATACTCTAccaaattttttggaaaaccCCGTTTCTCCTTTCTTTTATCCAGAAAATGTTGCAGGACCAGATGTAGTAACAGTAATGTGTCCAGTGGACTCAGACAAAAAGTATGTTGTCATTTATGTCATTTATAcagataatatatattaatgaaatattgtatataattttagatatcTTGTCTTAATTCAAGCTAAGTttcgattaaaaaataaaggcGATGTTCTATTAACTACCGATCCAAAAAAGTTTTACCATACAAGATCGGAGAAGAAGGGAGTTGAAGCTAAATTGGTACTatccttttaaaattttgtttatgtGCTTTGATTTACAATaacttataatattaataatttttttttcgaatccTATAACTAGTTGAATGGGAAAGTATATGAAATATCTTATGACAAGGTAACAAAACtgatcaaaaagaattatgatGGTATTTTTAGGATTTTCATCAGTTATCCTGCTGAAGTAACACTAAAGGAGGAAATTGAAGCTAAGGAAATGGAAGTTGAGGAAGAAGAATGGGTTGCAATTATTGACGCAAGTAATTGTAATCgtatttttgaagaaaaacaTATTGAAATGTTCAAGGAGTTAAAGAATCCAAGAAAGAGAAATTTTGATAATGGTCAAAATTCATCTAATAAAAAGCCAAAAGCTCTGGCAGAGGTAGATGAGGCAGAGGTAAATGAACAGTAATCTTAGGCAAACGTACTGCATCATGTCCTCCCCCTGCTCTCCGGGGTCCCAGCGGATCAATGATCaagaaataacaataatatataatataatgaaaaaaagcaAAGCAGTAAATTacgaattaatttttacttcaaatcacaAATTAATAAACGCAAGTTTAATGCATAAACGCGAATTTAATGCACAGATTGATAATGAatgaattttacatatttgaatTGGTTACCCCTACGGACACATCAGGAGTCAATTGTAACAATTgtaaaatgatcacgtgttaGCGCATTAAAGTAGGATCAACACGTATTTATGTGTGTGCACGTGACGTTCCTGATGGGtatcatttgaattattagtaAGAAACCATCTGGATGATTATAATCTCTGATTTACGTATAGTGATagagttttatttttttttgcaaatatcaTTCATAGTatcataaaaagttttatcaaTACAggttaaaaattatcaaaacaGTGTTCTTGACGTTATAAATTCAAAGCTGTGATTAGATTTCTTGTATGTTTTCTTGTATGTTTTCTTGTGATCTAATGATAAGCAACCTGTAAATtatggttttctttttttattcataaactCTATACACTTGTTACCCATCTTAATCAATCCTCCAGCAAGTAAAGCGGACAGAAATCCAATTCTGAGCACGAAGTACTTGTTATGTTTATCACATTAGTACCAATTGAGATAAAAATCAGCAATCCAGGATAATCCTTCTCCAggtaaagaaataaaataaccatggtatttcttttttgttgatTGATATCAAGCGATTGCTGTACACAAATTATTGATTAGCTTTCATTACGCATTCAATAATCAAGAATTGTGAGTGATATATCTCACATCAATAACGGAAATTTATTGGTTAACTGCAGGATAGATGGAACTTTTATCGAAAATACCAGTGCTGGTATTCGTTAACTGAGGACATTTGTATGAATCTTCGGAGTTTACATGTGACCTCTAGAATAATTTCCAAGTTAGATCAAATGCAAGCATATGAAAATACTAAAAAGAAGCGTCATTGAAAGAACAATTCCCATGGCTGCCCACAACACATGTCATATATACATGGCCACGAATTCTTTATCGTCATAGTGGCATAACTTCGATATTGCTACTAGGTCATCTTCATTTTTCCTTTCACCCGCTAAGCTATTTATGATGTATCATCATTTTCGTAAAGCATCGATAATCCAAGGGAATTGTTTTTCTAGCATCGCTTTTGTAccaattttatatgtataaatactTCTTGACTCTGCACTGTTTGAAAACAACTCTGCaaaacaaaatcaaaatgaaattcaaCCTTTTTTTGCTCCTTTTAGCCACCCTTCTTGCTGTTGGGTCGTCTCAGCAACAGAAGACTTATACTATTCGAGACCCTAAATCCAAACTATATTGGGCAGCAGATAAAACTAATCATATTGGTCTACAAGTCGCAGGTGCAAAGTGGATATTAACTACTGCTCCTGGTGGCTTTACTATTAGTCCCAGTAATAATCCTGACCTCTATGTCACATACAAGGGTAATGGAAACCTTCTTACTCTTGAAGGAAATATTTCTCAGCTAAATCAGGAATGGATATTTGTTCCTTCTAAAGCTAGCGAGCATGCCATTCAACTTGTTCAATATAGTAATCAGTTTGCAAATATTGGAAATAATGGATTTATTATTGCTGGTACTAATCAATTGGGATGgatatttgaagaaaaataaatgttttttacttATGTTGTCTATATCATATAACTGAAtgaatttgtatatttttttttgtatcaaatatacagtatatatattttttgtatctaCTTAAAACTATAGTTAGACAATTACTAGAAATAAAGCGCaattaacataatttcttcaatttcgtaaaaataaattgcatAATAAGCTTGATGAGAATTTCGCTCATCTCtgttttctttttgtattCCTTCATAATTTCTTCAGTATAACCCACTTTATTCACCTCTTCGAGGGTAAGCGTACTCccaaaataatgaagaattttttgcAGTAGTTTATCATACAGTCGTTTGTAGTGGACAAATATCAAGTAAGCAGTTATACCAATAATAACAgaaaactaaatattataacttagGTCAATTCTCATATGGAAGACTAACAGACTAGAATTTAATACAATTACTGTACGTTAAAAAACCCTTGACGACAGTTTATGAAGAACATGATATCGGAGCTCCGCAAACACATGAGCTGTATGtggaaataattaaagtaagttTTGCGTATCTGGTGTTTTTCATTTACTGCTTTCAGTTCAAAAGAATGTTCATTTGCGTTTGATGTTATGATAGTAAAATGTTGTACCGCTCGAAGTCTATTGCTGTTTGTATCTGTGCTTACTTCTGGTG containing:
- a CDS encoding uncharacterized protein (SECRETED:cutsite_GSS-QQ; SECRETED:prob_0.5318); SECRETED:SignalP(1-19), producing the protein MKFNLFLLLLATLLAVGSSQQQKTYTIRDPKSKLYWAADKTNHIGLQVAGAKWILTTAPGGFTISPSNNPDLYVTYKGNGNLLTLEGNISQLNQEWIFVPSKASEHAIQLVQYSNQFANIGNNGFIIAGTNQLGWIFEEK